TCGACCCCGCAGGAGGCCATGACCACGACCTTGGGCCGGGCGTCGTCGACGCGGGCGGCGAGCTCCTTGGCGGCGAAGCCGCCGAAGACCACCGAGTGCACCGCGCCGAGGCGGGCGCAGGCCAGCATGGCGATGACGGCCTCGGGGATCATCGGCATGTAGACGATGACGCGGTCGCCCTTCTGCACCCCGCACGCCTGCAGCACCCCGGCGAAGGCGGCCGTCTTCTCCAGCAGCCGGGCATAGGTGTACGACGACCGCGTGCCCGTCACCGGGCTGTCGTGGATCAGCGCGACCTGGTCGGCGCGGCCGTTGACGACGTGGCGGTCGAGGGCGTTGTAGCAGGTGTTCATGGTGGCGTCGGGGAACCACCGGTAGAACGGGGGACGGTCGGCGTCGAGCGCGCGGGTCGGCTTGGCGAACCAGTCGACCAGGCGGGCCTGCTCGAGCCAGAACGACTCGGGGTCCGCGATGCTCCGGGCGTGGGTCTCCGCGTAGCTCCCGTGCGCGCTCATGGCAGTCCATTCTCCTCGGTGTCGGCCGGTCGGTCGGTGTCGTCGAGCCACTCGGCGAAGAAGGCGCTGAGCTCCTCGCCCGACAGCTCCTCGGCGAGGGCGCGGAACTCGGCGTCGGTGCCGTGGCCGCGGGCGTTGCGCGTCACCCAGGCGCGCGCGACGGCGTCGAAGGTGGCGTCGCCGACCCGCTGCCGCAGCGCGGCCAGCGTCATCGCGCCCCGCTGGTAGATGACGTCGTCGAACATGCGTGCCGGGCCGGGGTCGCTGACCTTCAGGCCCCAGAAGGGTGCGTTCCGCGGCCGCCCGTCGTACGCCAGGCGGAGCCGCTCGGACACGGTGCGACTGCCCAGGTGCTCGGACCAGGCCCACTCGGCGTACGTCGCGAAGCCCTCGTTGAGCCAGATGTCGCGCCAGCGGGTGACCGCGACGTCGTCGCCGAACCACTGGTGCGCCTGCTCGTGCACGACGAGGGAGACGTTGCGGGCGGTGGTGCCGCCGATGTAGGGGTAGACGGGTCGGCTCTGGGTCTCGAGCAGGTAGCCGAGCGGGGCGCCCACGACCACGCCGCCGGTGCTCGTGAACGGGTAGGGGCCGAACTCGCTCTCCAACCAGGAGACCACGCCTGGCGTCCTCCGCATCAGCGCCATCGCCTCGGCCCGGGCGGTGCCGCCGAGCTTCTCCGAGACGCCGTAGACGACGGGGCGGCCGGCGGCGGTGGTCTGCTCGACCCGGAACTGCCCGGCAGCGAAGAAGGCGAGGTACGTCGCCATCGGCTGGCTCATCCGCCAGGTCCACCGGGTCCAGTCACCGACCGGCTCCCGGGAGACGAGCTCGCCGTTGCTGAGCGCCTCCTGGCCGCGCGGCACGCGCAGCACGATGTCGTAGGTGGCCTTGTCCGCCGGGGTCTCGTTGGCCGCGAACCACCAGGGGCCCATCTGCGGCTGCCCGACGGCGACGCCCTCGCCGCGGGTCCAGGAGAACGGGGACTGCCCCGCGGCGACGACCGAGGCGGGGCGGCCGTGGTAGCGGACCACGACGCGGAAGGGGTCACCCGCAGTGACGGCGGTCGCCGGGACGACGCGGAGCTCGTGACGGTTCGGCTTCGAGAAGCGTGCTGCCACGCCGTCGACGCGGACGCTGTCGGCGGTCAGGGCGAGGTCGAGGTGGAAGGCGCTGAGGTCGGCGGTGGCGCGGGCCTCGAGCACCGTGCTGCCGGTGAGCCGGTCGCTGCCGGGGCGGTAGTCGTCGCGGATCGTGTAGTGCTCGACCTGGTAGCCGCCGTTGCCGTCGAGCGGGAAGTAGGGGTCGCCGCCGCTGTCGGACCCGGTGACCGCGGCGTGCGCGGCTCCGGTCGCACCCGTCGCACTTGTCGCTCCGATCGCCGCCGGCCCCAGGACGAGGGCCGTCGCGAGGGTGGTCCCGACGGCGACGAGCAAGCGGGGCACGGGCACGGGGGCACCTCTCGGAAAAGACGTTGCGGGGAGCGCGCCCGCTCCGCGACGCTATCCCACGTCCGTCCACCGCTGCTGCCCCGAGGAGGAATCCCATGGTTGCCGTCGCCGCACGCCCGCGCCCCCTCTCCCTCCTCGACTGCTGGAGCAGACGTGACCCTCTCCCCGCCGTTCCACCCCGGCTCCCCTGAGCCGGCCGGCACCCGTTTCACCCTCGACTTCACCGCCACCGACGACCTCGACGAGTCCACGCAGCGCTGGACGACGTACTGGGACGTCGAGCGGCTCTGCCGCGGCCCCGAGCCGGCGCCCGGCTGGGTCGTCGCCGACCGCGCCGCCGTGGACACCGAGCTCGGTGTCCTCAAGACCGGCAAGGAGGCCGACGTCTTCCTGCTCGAGCGGGCCGTGCCCGGCACGCCCGGCGTCGTGATGGCGGCGAAGCGCTACCGCTCCCCCGAGCACCGCACCTTCCACCGCAGCGCGACCTACACCGAGGGCCGCCGCATGCGCAGCACGCGCAGCACTCGGGCCCTCGAGAAGGGCACGCGCTTCGGCCGGGAGGTGGCGGCCGGGCAGTGGGCGTCGTCGGAGTGGGAGGCGCTGCGTGAGCTGTGGCTGGCAGGGGTGCCGGTGCCCTACCCGGTGCAGATCGACGGCACGGAGATCCTCATGGAGCTGGTGGTCGACCCCGAGTCGCCGGACCTCGCGCCCGCGCCCCGGCTGGCCGCGACCCGGCCCGACCCGGAGCGGTTGCGGTCGTACGTCGAGCAGGTTCGCGACCTGCTGGGGGCGCTGGCCCGTCGGGGGATCGCCCACGGCGACCTGTCGCCGTACAACGTGCTGGCCGCCGGGGAGCGGCTGGTCGTGATCGACCTGCCGCAGGTCGTCGACATCGTGGCGAACCCGACCGGGACCGACTTCCTGCTGCGCGACTGCCGCAACATGGCGACGTGGTTCACCCGCCGTGGGCTGGCGGTCGACGCCGAGGACCTGTTCGCGGAGGTGCTGGCGCAGGCGTACTGATCCGGCTGCCCGCGTGGTACCGGTGGTGCTCGGGGGGTGAGCCGGCGGGCGCCGGGCATGCTGGGCGGGTGACGACCCCAGATGCCGAGACTGCCGCGGTGGCCGCGCGCCGCGTGCGCGAGATCGAGACCCTGGACGAGCTCGACGGCCTGCTCGCCACGGGCGCGCGCTCGATGCGCGGGTGGCGGCTGCAGGGCCTCGACCTGCGGGAGTACGACGACCGGCTGGCGGGACTGGACGCGACCGGGGCGGCGTTCCTGGGGTGCTGGACCTCTCCGTCGTTGACCGACCGGCTGCGCGACGGTGGAGCGGTGGTCCTGCCCCGCATCGAGGGGCTGCCGTTCTCGCCCTACCGGGGGCTGCTGTACACCCCCGCGGAGCTCTACGCCGGTCTCGAGGACGGCTACGAGGCCACGTTCGACGCGCGGGCCTACCGGTGGTCGGTAGACGCTCGCGTCGAGCACGACGCACTGCTGGCCGCCGCGGCGGCGCTGCACGACCACGCGGTCGACGACGCGCTCGGCGAGGCGCTCGCCGGGCACAGGACGGTCGGCGTCATGGGTGGGCACAAGCTCGACCGCGGCACCGACGGCTACCGCACCGCGGTCGAGCTCGGGCGGCGCCTGGCCGGTCACGGCCTGCTGGTCGCCACCGGGGGCGGACCGGGCGCCATGGAGGCGGCGAACCTGGGTGCCCGCCTGGTCGAGGCCGACGAGGCCGAGGTCGACGCCGCCGTGGAGCGGCTGGCGGAGGCACCCGACCACGTCGGGGCCGAAACCGCGTGGGCCCGGGCCGCCGCGGTGGTCGCCGCGGACCTGCCCGAGACGACGACGATCGGCGTCCCGACCTGGTTCTACGGCCACGAGCCGCCGAACCTCTTCGCCACCCACGTCGCGAAGTTCTTCGCCAACGCCCGCCGCGAGGACACGCTGCTGCGGCGCTGCGACGCCGGCATCGTGTTCCTGCCCGGGGCGGGCGGCACGGTGCAGGAGCTGTTCCAGGACGCCTGCGAGAACTACTACGCCGCCGAGGGCGAGGCAGCCCCGATGGTGCTCGTCGGGCGCGAGCACTGGACCGAGCGACTGCCGGTGTGGCCGCTGCTGCAGGCGCTGGCCGAGCAGGGCGGCTTCGCGGAGCGGATCTTCCTCGTCGACGACGTCGACGCCGTCGACGACGCCCTGGGC
This DNA window, taken from Nocardioides sp. HDW12B, encodes the following:
- a CDS encoding Rossmann fold nucleotide-binding protein — its product is MTTPDAETAAVAARRVREIETLDELDGLLATGARSMRGWRLQGLDLREYDDRLAGLDATGAAFLGCWTSPSLTDRLRDGGAVVLPRIEGLPFSPYRGLLYTPAELYAGLEDGYEATFDARAYRWSVDARVEHDALLAAAAALHDHAVDDALGEALAGHRTVGVMGGHKLDRGTDGYRTAVELGRRLAGHGLLVATGGGPGAMEAANLGARLVEADEAEVDAAVERLAEAPDHVGAETAWARAAAVVAADLPETTTIGVPTWFYGHEPPNLFATHVAKFFANARREDTLLRRCDAGIVFLPGAGGTVQELFQDACENYYAAEGEAAPMVLVGREHWTERLPVWPLLQALAEQGGFAERIFLVDDVDAVDDALG
- a CDS encoding M1 family metallopeptidase — translated: MPVPRLLVAVGTTLATALVLGPAAIGATSATGATGAAHAAVTGSDSGGDPYFPLDGNGGYQVEHYTIRDDYRPGSDRLTGSTVLEARATADLSAFHLDLALTADSVRVDGVAARFSKPNRHELRVVPATAVTAGDPFRVVVRYHGRPASVVAAGQSPFSWTRGEGVAVGQPQMGPWWFAANETPADKATYDIVLRVPRGQEALSNGELVSREPVGDWTRWTWRMSQPMATYLAFFAAGQFRVEQTTAAGRPVVYGVSEKLGGTARAEAMALMRRTPGVVSWLESEFGPYPFTSTGGVVVGAPLGYLLETQSRPVYPYIGGTTARNVSLVVHEQAHQWFGDDVAVTRWRDIWLNEGFATYAEWAWSEHLGSRTVSERLRLAYDGRPRNAPFWGLKVSDPGPARMFDDVIYQRGAMTLAALRQRVGDATFDAVARAWVTRNARGHGTDAEFRALAEELSGEELSAFFAEWLDDTDRPADTEENGLP
- a CDS encoding RIO1 family regulatory kinase/ATPase, with amino-acid sequence MTLSPPFHPGSPEPAGTRFTLDFTATDDLDESTQRWTTYWDVERLCRGPEPAPGWVVADRAAVDTELGVLKTGKEADVFLLERAVPGTPGVVMAAKRYRSPEHRTFHRSATYTEGRRMRSTRSTRALEKGTRFGREVAAGQWASSEWEALRELWLAGVPVPYPVQIDGTEILMELVVDPESPDLAPAPRLAATRPDPERLRSYVEQVRDLLGALARRGIAHGDLSPYNVLAAGERLVVIDLPQVVDIVANPTGTDFLLRDCRNMATWFTRRGLAVDAEDLFAEVLAQAY